A genomic window from Ruminiclostridium cellulolyticum H10 includes:
- a CDS encoding helix-turn-helix domain-containing protein gives MNEEQVNEIINGQIAILEGINKLLALFTLEPLNDATNPILGSTEAAKLLGISKSTLIEGCNNKEIPFRKIGSKYIFSRVALMAWLHNVNMSYLFEKIEAVKKRNREKLFGGDEDPVAILNNYLRFTINPISGANENFKLEFSEAKEEKEKVDAEVAAALIGVSIGKMREIARGFLYNKIPISREGGKFMFPKEELLEWAETPFGKKIIEDYIKNKEITAKRREDADKRREEERLEKEAKKKARLKKKLNKSGVN, from the coding sequence ATGAATGAAGAACAGGTTAATGAAATAATAAATGGTCAGATAGCAATTTTAGAAGGCATTAATAAGTTATTGGCATTGTTTACACTAGAGCCACTTAATGATGCCACAAACCCAATTCTCGGCTCTACAGAGGCAGCAAAATTGTTAGGAATATCAAAATCAACTCTTATTGAAGGATGTAATAATAAAGAAATTCCATTCCGAAAGATAGGTTCAAAATATATTTTTTCTAGAGTAGCTTTAATGGCCTGGCTTCATAATGTAAATATGTCATACTTATTCGAAAAAATAGAAGCCGTAAAGAAACGTAATAGAGAGAAACTTTTTGGTGGTGATGAAGATCCTGTTGCCATTCTAAATAACTACTTAAGATTTACAATCAATCCTATATCCGGAGCTAACGAAAATTTCAAATTGGAATTTAGTGAGGCAAAGGAAGAAAAAGAAAAAGTAGATGCTGAAGTTGCAGCAGCATTAATCGGTGTTTCTATTGGAAAGATGAGAGAGATTGCAAGAGGATTCTTGTATAATAAAATACCAATTAGCAGGGAAGGTGGCAAGTTTATGTTTCCAAAGGAGGAACTTTTGGAATGGGCAGAAACACCTTTTGGTAAAAAAATAATTGAAGATTATATAAAAAATAAAGAAATAACCGCAAAAAGGCGGGAAGATGCTGACAAAAGGCGTGAAGAGGAAAGACTGGAAAAGGAGGCAAAAAAGAAGGCACGATTAAAGAAAAAATTAAATAAAAGTGGAGTCAATTAA
- a CDS encoding NAD-dependent epimerase/dehydratase family protein: MKKKVLITGNNGVLGRNLVKYLHNNGRENYELVLFDINQNNSEFSSFRTYKGDIRKKEDVERVIGDIDIVVHCAGASPSYEESQIYDIIINGTANLLECAFTTGKAERFVYISSTSVYGVPEKAPIYETDEVKPYDPYNRSKIETERLCDHWRTKGHCVSVLRPRSFLGPERLGTFGILYDWASEGRNFPMLGPGKNKYQLLDVEDLCQAIYLAMSVDANNANDLFNIGAKDFSTIKDDYQAVLDAAGFNKKIKCFPAKPMFFILNILEKLKLSPFYKRLYLKLNRNYYVSIEKAEKKLGYKPKHSNKDSLVRNYRWYLENKNKIGNKPGASNNVVWNQGVLKYAKHFF; the protein is encoded by the coding sequence ATGAAAAAGAAAGTTCTTATAACAGGAAATAACGGAGTTTTGGGCAGGAATCTGGTTAAGTATTTACATAATAACGGAAGGGAAAATTACGAACTTGTTCTTTTTGATATCAATCAGAATAACTCTGAATTTTCAAGCTTCCGGACATATAAGGGTGATATAAGAAAAAAAGAAGATGTAGAAAGGGTTATAGGTGATATTGATATCGTAGTTCATTGTGCCGGAGCATCTCCTTCTTATGAAGAATCTCAGATATACGACATAATTATAAACGGTACAGCTAATTTATTGGAATGTGCATTTACTACAGGTAAAGCTGAAAGGTTTGTTTACATATCATCCACCTCTGTATATGGAGTGCCTGAAAAGGCTCCAATATATGAAACAGACGAAGTTAAGCCCTATGACCCCTACAACAGGAGTAAGATAGAAACAGAAAGACTTTGTGACCATTGGAGAACCAAAGGTCACTGTGTCAGCGTACTTCGTCCAAGATCCTTTTTAGGGCCTGAAAGATTGGGAACGTTTGGAATACTTTATGATTGGGCAAGTGAAGGAAGGAACTTTCCGATGCTGGGGCCGGGGAAAAATAAATACCAGTTATTGGATGTAGAGGATTTGTGTCAGGCAATTTATTTGGCCATGTCAGTTGATGCCAACAATGCAAATGACCTATTCAACATCGGAGCAAAAGATTTTTCAACTATAAAGGATGATTATCAGGCGGTACTTGATGCGGCAGGTTTTAATAAAAAGATAAAATGTTTTCCCGCAAAACCAATGTTTTTTATTCTGAATATACTTGAGAAATTAAAGCTTTCACCTTTTTATAAGAGGCTTTATCTCAAGCTGAACAGAAACTACTATGTTTCTATTGAAAAGGCGGAAAAGAAGCTTGGATATAAGCCTAAGCATTCAAATAAGGATTCTCTGGTAAGAAATTACCGATGGTATCTTGAAAATAAGAATAAAATTGGGAATAAACCGGGGGCAAGCAATAATGTTGTTTGGAACCAGGGAGTATTGAAATACGCAAAGCACTTTTTTTAA
- a CDS encoding glycosyltransferase — MNSKPLVSVIIPNYNYEKTLPKCFDTLMNQTYKDFEIIFVDDGSTDNSIEIAKKYPCKIFKTPKNGGVAAARNLGVEYASGDILFFLDSDVALYKDAIENTLKEFEKDPSLGSVCGIYSKDPLFKGGLAKDYRTLQGHYWRISSVGYVTAGFFSLGAVKKSVFQELKGFNVNLSNTEEIEFGNRLNQKYRLLLTDKVVGCHDDEERLKTLARKIHIRAVQRIPFYLHRKKLTKGFETPLRGLGMLAVGLSTVAIPMTILSLYFAALFLVCLLAFVLSDFGQYRFVYKEKGFFFTLVFIAFHWIITAAAFWGFVRGVLSMIFSRKFREKYSYEG, encoded by the coding sequence ATGAATAGTAAACCTTTGGTTTCAGTAATTATTCCTAACTATAATTATGAGAAGACTCTGCCTAAGTGTTTTGATACATTAATGAACCAAACGTATAAGGATTTTGAGATTATTTTTGTTGATGACGGCAGTACTGATAATTCCATAGAAATAGCTAAAAAGTATCCATGCAAAATATTTAAAACACCTAAAAACGGGGGCGTTGCAGCAGCACGAAACCTTGGGGTTGAATATGCCTCCGGAGATATTTTGTTTTTTCTAGATAGTGACGTGGCTTTATATAAAGATGCAATCGAAAACACCTTGAAAGAATTTGAAAAGGATCCTTCCCTTGGCTCTGTATGCGGGATTTATTCAAAAGATCCATTGTTTAAGGGAGGTTTGGCAAAGGATTATAGAACCCTTCAGGGACATTATTGGAGAATAAGTTCTGTAGGCTATGTAACAGCAGGTTTTTTCTCTTTGGGTGCGGTAAAGAAATCTGTATTCCAAGAACTTAAAGGATTTAACGTTAATCTCAGTAATACTGAAGAGATTGAATTTGGTAACCGACTCAATCAAAAATACCGTCTACTACTTACCGATAAGGTGGTAGGCTGTCATGATGACGAAGAAAGGCTGAAAACTCTTGCAAGGAAAATACATATCAGAGCTGTTCAAAGGATACCGTTTTATTTACATAGGAAAAAACTTACAAAAGGTTTTGAAACTCCTTTGAGAGGACTTGGAATGTTGGCTGTGGGGTTAAGTACAGTGGCGATTCCGATGACAATACTAAGTTTATATTTTGCAGCATTATTCTTAGTTTGTCTTCTAGCTTTTGTACTTTCCGACTTTGGACAATATAGGTTTGTGTATAAGGAGAAGGGCTTTTTCTTTACACTGGTTTTTATAGCATTTCACTGGATTATTACAGCTGCTGCCTTTTGGGGATTTGTCAGAGGTGTATTAAGCATGATATTCAGTAGAAAATTTCGAGAAAAATATTCCTATGAGGGGTGA
- the tnpA gene encoding IS200/IS605 family transposase: MANKENSLAHTKWMCKYHIVFTPKYRRKVIYNQYKQSIREILIRLCKYKGVEILEGHLMPDHIHMLVSIPPKISVSTFMGYLKGKSALMIFDKHANLKYKFGNRHFWAEGFYVSTVGLNEATIRKYIQEQEKHDIMVDKLSVKEYEDPFKG; this comes from the coding sequence ATGGCAAATAAAGAAAATAGTTTAGCACATACCAAATGGATGTGTAAGTATCACATAGTATTCACTCCAAAGTATAGACGAAAAGTAATATACAATCAATACAAACAAAGCATACGAGAAATATTGATACGATTATGCAAGTATAAGGGAGTAGAAATACTTGAAGGGCATCTAATGCCAGATCATATACACATGTTAGTAAGTATACCACCAAAGATATCAGTTTCAACATTTATGGGTTATCTTAAGGGAAAAAGTGCATTGATGATATTCGATAAGCATGCAAACCTAAAGTATAAGTTCGGAAATAGACATTTTTGGGCAGAGGGCTTCTATGTGAGTACTGTAGGGCTTAATGAAGCAACTATTAGAAAGTATATCCAAGAGCAGGAAAAGCACGATATTATGGTAGATAAACTAAGCGTGAAAGAGTATGAAGACCCCTTCAAGGGGTAG
- a CDS encoding helix-turn-helix transcriptional regulator, translated as MFSVPIVINKMNQGCISILSRENCINREMALIVELLSYKISNEYKVRKKSNNVDLKSFKLTDCQIRILKVLARGCTDKCAAMELGISLGTVRYHKTNIFRKLNVESSVQAITKVLKYGIIPLDEIEF; from the coding sequence GTGTTTTCAGTACCAATAGTAATAAATAAAATGAATCAAGGTTGTATAAGCATACTTTCCAGAGAAAATTGTATTAATCGAGAAATGGCTTTAATAGTAGAACTTCTGTCTTATAAAATCTCCAATGAATATAAAGTTCGAAAAAAATCAAATAATGTTGATTTAAAAAGTTTCAAGCTTACTGATTGTCAAATAAGAATTCTAAAAGTACTTGCACGAGGCTGTACTGATAAATGTGCTGCTATGGAACTCGGTATAAGTCTGGGAACTGTGAGATATCATAAAACAAATATTTTCAGAAAGTTAAATGTTGAAAGTTCTGTGCAAGCTATAACAAAGGTTCTTAAATATGGAATCATACCTTTGGATGAAATAGAATTTTAG
- a CDS encoding IS3-like element ISCce4 family transposase (programmed frameshift), translated as MKRYDSNFKEQAVRLVTEQGKSVSSVANDIGIHENTLYKWIDQYKTHKENAFPGSGNLRPEDEELRKLKKRVADLEMENELPKKSNGNLRERPEIIYPIIHEYRFKFPVEKMCRLLNISRSGYYAWVKRPESLRKKRNTELLEKIRRIHKVSRETYGSPRVTNALKNEGIKCGKNRIAKLMKENNIAAKTRKKFKATTNSNHNYPVADNILNQDFTAYKPNQIWVADITYIPTDEGWLYLAAIIDLYNRKVVGWAMDSTMTKQLCIDALKQAIGRQRHPKGVIHHSDRGVQYASKEYQKVLNSNGFTASMSRKGNCYDNACMESFFGTLKTELIYLTRFKTRAEARLAIFEYIEVFYNRIRLHSKLGYKSPVEFEKQNKAA; from the exons ATGAAACGTTATGATAGTAATTTTAAAGAACAAGCTGTCCGTCTTGTTACAGAGCAAGGTAAAAGTGTATCAAGTGTGGCTAATGACATTGGAATCCACGAAAACACCCTATACAAATGGATTGACCAGTACAAAACTCATAAAGAGAATGCTTTCCCAGGTAGCGGCAATCTAAGACCTGAAGATGAAGAACTCAGGAAACTTAAGAAGCGTGTTGCAGACCTTGAGATGGAGAATGAATTAC CTAAAAAAAGTAACGGCAATCTTCGCGAAAGACCGGAAATAATATATCCTATCATTCACGAATACCGCTTCAAATTCCCTGTTGAGAAGATGTGCCGACTATTAAATATATCTCGAAGCGGTTATTATGCTTGGGTTAAAAGACCTGAAAGCTTACGTAAGAAAAGGAATACAGAACTCCTTGAGAAAATCAGAAGAATTCACAAGGTATCCCGCGAAACTTACGGAAGCCCCCGAGTAACCAATGCCTTAAAGAATGAAGGCATAAAATGTGGCAAAAATCGTATAGCCAAACTGATGAAGGAAAATAATATTGCTGCTAAAACCAGGAAGAAATTTAAGGCTACAACTAATTCAAATCACAATTACCCAGTTGCAGATAATATCCTAAATCAGGACTTTACAGCTTATAAGCCTAATCAAATCTGGGTTGCAGATATTACTTATATACCAACAGATGAAGGTTGGCTCTACTTGGCTGCCATTATTGATCTCTATAACAGAAAAGTTGTTGGATGGGCAATGGATAGTACTATGACAAAACAGCTTTGTATAGATGCTTTAAAGCAAGCTATAGGTCGCCAAAGACATCCCAAAGGGGTTATTCATCATTCCGACAGAGGGGTTCAGTATGCCAGCAAGGAATACCAGAAAGTGCTGAACAGCAATGGTTTCACAGCAAGTATGAGCCGTAAGGGTAACTGTTACGACAATGCTTGTATGGAATCATTCTTTGGTACTCTTAAAACGGAGCTTATTTACTTAACAAGGTTCAAAACAAGGGCTGAGGCCCGTCTGGCTATCTTTGAATATATTGAAGTCTTTTATAATCGGATACGATTACATTCAAAGCTTGGCTATAAGTCACCTGTGGAATTCGAAAAGCAAAACAAAGCGGCTTAA
- a CDS encoding IS3-like element ISCce3 family transposase (programmed frameshift), with protein MKRYDNSFKEQAVRLVTEQGKSVSIVAKDIGIHENTLYKWIDQYKTHKENAFPGSGNLRPEDEELRKLKKRVADLEMENELPKKSNGNLRERPEIIYPIIHKYRFKFPVQKMCQILKISRSGYYAWIKRPESLRKKRNVELLEKIRNIHKVSRETYGSPRITKALKNEGINCGKNRIAKLMKENNITAKTRKKFKATTNSKHNYPVADNILNQDFTASRPNQIWVADITYIPTDEGWLYLAAIVDLYNRKVVGWAMDITMTKQLCIDALKQAIGRQRPSNGVIHHSDRGVQYASKEYQKVLKSNGFTASMSRKGNCYDNACMESFFGTLKTELIYLTRFKTRTEARLAIFEYIEVFYNRIRLHSKLGYKSPVEFEKQNKAA; from the exons ATGAAACGTTATGATAATAGTTTTAAAGAACAAGCGGTCCGTCTTGTTACAGAGCAAGGTAAAAGTGTATCAATTGTGGCTAAAGACATTGGAATCCACGAAAACACTCTATACAAATGGATTGACCAGTACAAAACTCATAAAGAGAATGCTTTCCCAGGTAGCGGCAACCTAAGACCTGAAGATGAAGAACTCAGGAAACTTAAGAAGCGTGTTGCAGACCTTGAAATGGAGAATGAATTAC CTAAAAAAAGTAACGGCAATCTTCGCGAAAGACCGGAAATAATATATCCTATCATTCACAAATACCGCTTCAAATTTCCTGTTCAGAAGATGTGCCAAATACTAAAAATATCAAGAAGCGGTTATTATGCTTGGATTAAAAGGCCTGAAAGCTTGCGCAAGAAAAGGAATGTGGAACTTCTTGAAAAAATCAGAAACATTCACAAAGTATCCCGTGAAACCTATGGAAGCCCCCGGATAACCAAGGCTTTAAAGAATGAAGGCATAAACTGTGGTAAAAATCGTATAGCTAAACTGATGAAGGAAAATAATATTACTGCTAAAACTAGGAAGAAGTTTAAGGCTACAACTAATTCAAAGCACAATTACCCGGTTGCAGATAATATCCTAAATCAGGACTTTACAGCTTCTAGGCCTAATCAAATCTGGGTTGCAGATATTACTTATATTCCTACAGACGAGGGTTGGCTCTATTTGGCTGCCATTGTTGATCTCTACAACAGAAAAGTTGTTGGATGGGCAATGGATATCACTATGACAAAACAGCTTTGTATAGATGCTTTAAAGCAAGCCATCGGCAGGCAGAGACCATCAAATGGAGTGATTCATCATTCCGACCGAGGGGTCCAATATGCCAGCAAGGAATATCAGAAAGTACTGAAAAGCAATGGTTTTACAGCAAGTATGAGTCGCAAGGGTAACTGTTACGATAATGCCTGTATGGAATCATTCTTTGGAACTCTCAAAACGGAGCTTATTTACTTAACAAGGTTCAAAACAAGGACTGAGGCCCGTCTGGCTATCTTTGAGTATATTGAAGTCTTTTATAATCGGATACGATTACATTCAAAGCTTGGCTATAAGTCGCCTGTGGAATTTGAAAAGCAAAACAAAGCTGCTTAA
- a CDS encoding decaprenyl-phosphate phosphoribosyltransferase, whose protein sequence is MEVKTKYDIICNKSENFQIFYKRKMVIMKQESSFNVINKKEKNSFIDAVICFIKLIRVRQWSKNIFVFSGILFPSGVIGLLQVIQLFIAFFLFCVISSSVYIINDIIDLEKDILHPVKRFRPIASGKIKVKFALAIFYIICPASIILSFLLNKYFGIILCIYFVINLSYSLKLKEFVFIDLLIISFGFVLRTLSGIIIVNGTNSFWFLLSIAFLSLYLGMNKRKKELLTLAEDSEKHRKNLGEYSIELINEIIPMLTACTVISYSFHTLYEVKVKYTFFTIPIVVYGVFRYQYLTDKAGYGESPEMVLLKDKPIVLALVVWGVIYISAKLLTKSF, encoded by the coding sequence GTGGAAGTAAAAACAAAATATGATATAATTTGTAATAAAAGTGAAAATTTTCAGATATTTTACAAAAGAAAGATGGTTATCATGAAGCAGGAAAGCTCTTTTAATGTAATTAATAAAAAGGAAAAAAATAGTTTTATAGATGCTGTTATTTGCTTTATCAAGTTAATAAGAGTAAGACAATGGTCAAAGAATATTTTTGTATTCTCAGGAATACTGTTTCCCTCTGGTGTAATAGGATTGCTTCAGGTGATTCAATTATTTATAGCATTTTTTCTATTTTGCGTGATTTCAAGTTCAGTATATATCATTAATGACATCATAGACCTGGAAAAAGACATATTGCATCCTGTTAAAAGATTTAGGCCTATTGCATCAGGTAAAATAAAAGTAAAATTTGCACTTGCAATTTTTTACATAATTTGCCCAGCTTCTATTATATTATCCTTTTTGCTTAACAAATATTTTGGAATAATTCTATGTATATATTTTGTAATAAATTTGTCCTATTCTCTGAAACTAAAAGAATTTGTTTTTATTGATTTATTAATCATCTCTTTTGGGTTTGTTCTAAGAACACTCTCAGGAATAATAATTGTTAATGGAACAAATTCTTTCTGGTTTTTATTAAGCATTGCATTTCTCTCATTATATCTCGGAATGAATAAACGAAAAAAAGAACTTCTTACACTGGCTGAAGATTCTGAAAAACACCGTAAAAACTTAGGTGAATATTCTATTGAATTAATTAATGAAATAATCCCAATGCTGACAGCTTGTACCGTAATATCTTATTCCTTTCACACTTTGTATGAGGTAAAGGTAAAATATACATTTTTTACAATACCTATTGTAGTATATGGGGTTTTCAGGTATCAATACCTGACGGACAAAGCAGGCTATGGTGAAAGCCCTGAGATGGTATTGCTCAAGGATAAGCCTATAGTCTTAGCATTGGTAGTCTGGGGAGTTATATACATATCTGCGAAACTACTGACAAAGAGCTTTTAA
- a CDS encoding BRCT domain-containing protein, with translation MIYRKPFDELIPLIQTSLEDNILTEEEIQDILWACNSFKGSSKYYNIITADIQKLHGIMHGILADNQISLEEIEGLRNWIFENHHLKGLYPYDELLSLISSVLSDGILDYNEKSMLKVFFSDFIDFNNSVNIDIYEINKLKDIIKIEGLCSVDPDINFCNELFCFTGVSSRLRRADIQNIVESLGGKFKNTVTKDTKYLVIGDNGNPCWAFSCYGRKVEQAVTLRKSGKSILIVHENDFWNAVESVK, from the coding sequence ATGATTTATAGAAAACCTTTTGATGAACTTATTCCACTAATCCAAACATCTCTTGAAGATAACATTCTTACTGAAGAAGAAATTCAGGATATATTATGGGCCTGTAACAGTTTTAAGGGTTCAAGTAAATATTACAATATAATTACAGCTGATATTCAGAAGCTTCATGGAATTATGCATGGAATATTGGCTGACAATCAAATATCTTTAGAGGAAATTGAGGGTCTTAGGAACTGGATTTTTGAGAATCACCACTTAAAAGGACTTTATCCTTATGATGAACTGCTTTCACTTATTTCTTCAGTGTTGTCGGATGGTATATTGGATTATAATGAAAAATCAATGCTTAAGGTATTCTTTAGTGATTTCATTGATTTTAATAATTCTGTAAACATTGATATTTATGAAATAAATAAACTTAAAGATATTATAAAAATTGAAGGATTATGTAGCGTAGATCCAGATATTAATTTTTGCAATGAATTATTTTGCTTTACCGGAGTATCCTCAAGGCTTAGAAGAGCTGATATTCAGAACATTGTGGAATCTTTAGGAGGAAAATTTAAGAACACTGTAACTAAAGACACAAAATATTTAGTTATAGGCGATAATGGTAATCCATGTTGGGCTTTCTCTTGTTATGGTAGAAAAGTAGAACAGGCTGTTACGTTAAGGAAATCAGGTAAGAGCATTCTAATCGTACATGAAAATGATTTTTGGAATGCAGTTGAAAGTGTTAAGTGA
- a CDS encoding IS481-like element ISCce1 family transposase, with amino-acid sequence MTAQDRIVKNKMSLIELAEYLQNVSEACKIHGVSRQHFYDIKKAYEENGLEGLKDKTRRKPCMKNRVAPETEEAVLRIAYEKPAYGQLRASNELRKQGVLVSAGGVRSIWQRYNIETFDKRLKKLEEKAAKEGILYTEDQLAALEKAQQEKNISIDEIDTQHPGYLLAQDTFYVGYIKGVGRIYQQTAIDTYSAVGFAKLYTAKVPVTAADILNDRVLPFFENHMIPIMRVLTDRGTEYCGAPEKHLYELFLQMNDIEHTMTKAKSPQTNGICERFNQTILNEFYKPAFRRTMYKSVEQMQEDLDFYMLEYNEERTHQGKRCKGKTPMQTFLDSLPLAREKLLNDPAS; translated from the coding sequence ATGACAGCACAAGATCGTATAGTTAAAAACAAAATGAGCCTGATTGAGTTGGCCGAATATCTTCAAAACGTAAGTGAAGCATGTAAAATTCATGGAGTCAGCAGACAGCACTTCTATGATATTAAGAAAGCTTACGAGGAAAATGGTCTGGAAGGATTAAAGGACAAGACCAGAAGAAAGCCTTGTATGAAAAACAGGGTTGCTCCAGAAACTGAGGAAGCCGTATTAAGAATAGCATATGAAAAGCCGGCATACGGGCAGCTCAGGGCAAGTAACGAACTGAGAAAACAAGGAGTTCTTGTATCAGCCGGAGGGGTAAGATCAATCTGGCAGAGATATAATATAGAAACCTTTGACAAGAGACTCAAAAAGCTTGAAGAAAAGGCTGCCAAGGAAGGCATACTTTACACTGAAGATCAGCTCGCTGCTCTGGAAAAGGCACAGCAGGAAAAGAATATATCCATAGACGAGATAGATACCCAGCACCCGGGATATTTGCTGGCACAGGACACTTTCTATGTGGGCTATATCAAAGGTGTTGGACGTATATATCAGCAAACTGCCATAGATACTTATTCGGCAGTGGGATTCGCAAAATTATATACAGCCAAGGTACCAGTAACAGCAGCAGATATATTAAATGACAGAGTCTTACCGTTCTTTGAGAATCATATGATACCGATAATGAGAGTACTCACAGACAGAGGAACGGAGTACTGTGGAGCACCTGAGAAACACTTGTATGAGTTATTTCTGCAGATGAACGACATTGAGCACACAATGACAAAGGCTAAAAGCCCTCAAACAAACGGTATATGCGAGCGTTTTAACCAAACAATTCTGAATGAATTTTATAAACCCGCATTCCGAAGGACAATGTATAAATCAGTTGAACAAATGCAGGAGGATTTGGATTTTTATATGCTGGAATACAACGAAGAGCGAACACATCAGGGGAAAAGGTGTAAAGGCAAGACGCCGATGCAGACATTTCTTGACAGCTTGCCTCTTGCCCGAGAGAAGCTCCTGAATGATCCTGCGAGTTAA
- a CDS encoding lipopolysaccharide biosynthesis protein produces MTFTQGLIENIKIKSRKLIRNGEIRTFIENLGIVFIFRFTSAVLSVIGLVLAARYLGAVSVGNITMMQNTAYLLYIPMCFGINLSIIKFLPDCNNKEENEKLLGSIGVWSLVLTVVSIVVYWVFHSFINTALGFSATQLLLTVIMAVTINYSMITEAILRSRKRFLTLGIIKMASSLIFFAFTLVSSLVLKNYYYFVYGIILNQLVVIIWSLKTIKIKKFRFSMKTSKLAYKYGAINMVSGVLSYIMFSSDLYIVNHFCSAYDVGIYSLYQVNVKNFFNLMFHEIFAVVFLPTIVQMNTMKIYKRIKSLIPIILPIAIIANMTISICLVLLYGRSYTINWIYILLISVSLGFHFLYYVFNSVFTVEGKNGALLCMTVLGLPMPVLILISIVLTRTWGINGQLISLLVTQLTLVGVFLFIIKFKYLKNKQTYINILK; encoded by the coding sequence ATGACATTTACGCAGGGGTTAATTGAGAACATCAAGATAAAATCAAGGAAATTAATACGTAATGGAGAAATAAGGACATTTATTGAAAATTTGGGAATTGTATTCATTTTCAGATTTACATCTGCCGTTTTAAGTGTCATTGGATTAGTATTAGCAGCAAGGTATCTCGGAGCAGTTTCAGTAGGGAATATAACTATGATGCAAAATACTGCTTATCTCCTTTATATACCAATGTGTTTTGGTATAAACCTGTCAATAATAAAGTTTTTACCTGACTGTAATAATAAGGAAGAAAACGAAAAACTTCTTGGTTCTATAGGTGTTTGGAGTTTGGTTTTAACAGTAGTTTCCATAGTAGTATATTGGGTGTTTCACAGTTTCATAAACACGGCTTTAGGATTTTCAGCAACACAGCTATTATTGACGGTTATTATGGCAGTAACAATAAATTATTCTATGATTACCGAGGCAATATTAAGGTCAAGAAAACGATTTTTAACATTGGGTATTATTAAGATGGCAAGTTCTTTGATATTTTTCGCATTTACGCTGGTTTCCAGCCTTGTTTTAAAAAATTACTATTACTTTGTATATGGGATAATTCTAAATCAGCTTGTTGTTATAATATGGTCATTAAAAACCATAAAAATTAAGAAGTTCAGATTTTCAATGAAAACATCAAAACTGGCGTATAAATATGGAGCAATTAATATGGTAAGTGGAGTTTTATCCTATATTATGTTTAGCAGCGACCTTTATATAGTTAATCATTTCTGTTCGGCTTATGATGTAGGTATATATTCACTTTATCAGGTAAATGTTAAAAACTTTTTTAACCTTATGTTTCACGAGATATTTGCAGTAGTATTTCTACCAACTATTGTTCAGATGAATACCATGAAGATTTATAAAAGGATTAAGTCTCTTATACCTATTATACTTCCAATTGCAATAATTGCCAACATGACTATTAGTATCTGTTTGGTATTGCTTTATGGAAGAAGCTACACCATAAATTGGATATATATTTTACTTATTTCAGTAAGTCTGGGTTTTCATTTTTTGTATTACGTGTTTAATTCAGTATTCACTGTTGAGGGTAAAAATGGTGCTTTACTTTGCATGACCGTGTTAGGGTTACCAATGCCGGTATTAATATTAATAAGTATTGTGTTGACAAGGACATGGGGGATAAATGGACAATTAATTTCCTTACTTGTTACTCAGCTGACATTAGTCGGGGTGTTCCTGTTTATTATAAAATTCAAATATCTTAAAAATAAACAAACTTACATTAATATATTGAAATGA